The Kineothrix sp. IPX-CK genomic interval GGGGAGATGGTCCGTTTTATGGCAGAAAGAAGCATAGAGGAAGCGGAGGGACTGAAGACCTTTGACCGCCTTGGCTACTGTTATGAGGAAGAACTGTCGGATTCTGCTGTCTATGTGTTTGTTAAGCGGCCTGATAAAGCTATTTAGATAAGTTTATATTTTTCCGGGCAGAAAAAGTTGCGCATAAAAAGCAAAACTATCCTAAGATTGTGTTGTAACAAACAATAAGGAAATGAGGGACGAAGGAATGGAATGGCTGGATAAAATGAATGCTGCGCTGAACTATATAGAAGATAATCTGGCCGGAGAGATTAATTATGCGGAAGCGGCAAAAAGAGCATGCTCCTCTTCTTATAATTTTCAGCGGATGTTTTCCTTTATCGCGGATGTTCCCTTAGCGGAATATATCCGCAGAAGAAGGCTTACCCTTGCGGCGCTTGATTTTCAAAAGGGCGGAGAAAGCGTGCTCGATATCTCGTTAAAATACGGTTATGACTCACCGGTATCTTTTGCGAGAGCATTTCAGAACCTGCATGGAGTAACTCCGAAGGAGGCGAGAGAAAAAGGCGTTCTTCTTACTTTGTATCCCAGGATTTCTTTTAAGATCACAATTAAAGGAGTGGACGAAATGAAATATCGTATTGAAAAAGTGCAAGGATTTCGATTGGCAGGGGCTGTGAAAACGGTTACTACGGTAAACGGAGAAAACTTCAGGGTTATTCCTCAGATGTGGCAGGATGCCTGTGAGGACGGAACCATGGTAAAGATGAAGGCCACCTGCAAGGAAGGAAGGCCGGAATTTTATGGAGTGTGCTACAATCCAAGAGGAGAGGAGTTCGACTACATGATAGCCGTGGAGTCCGATGCGCCATTATTGGAAGGCATGAAGGAGCTGATTATCGGGGAATAGGAGTATGTGAAATTCGAATGCCGCGGCAGGCTGCCCGAGGCACAGCAGAATATATGGAAACGGCTCTATACGGAATGGTTCCCCAACTCCGGCTATGAACACGCAGAAGCGCCGGATCTGGAATGGTATTCGGAGGAGAATATGGACAGCGATTCGTATTTAAGTGAAATATGGATTCCCATAAAAAAAAGTAAGTAAAAGATCAAACAGTAACGCGGGCAGATAGGAAAATAATATCTGCCTGCATTACTGTTCACCCCGTTCTCATTAACAAGGTAAATATATGTTTACAAAAGAAAATATGATAAAATCTGAAATATAGAATATGCCATAGCACATAAAACAGTGAAAACGTTCATAGGACAGAATAGGGGAATCAGAAAAAGATTATGCAGACAACGAGAGATATGACAGCAGGAAGCCCGGGCAGACTGATGTTTGGTTTTGCTTTGCCGCTGCTTATTGGAAATGTGTTTCAGCAGCTTTATACCTTTGCAGATACGATTATAGTGGGACAGGTGCTGGGAGTAAGGGCGCTTGCGGCAGTAGGGGCAGTGGAGTGGATGATCTTCCTGTTGTTCGGATTTATCCAGGGCCTGACCCAGGGCTTTTCAGTGACGATTGCCCGGCACTTCGGAGCTGCTGACTATAAAGGGGTGAAAAGAGCCGTCATATGTGCGGTATATCTGTCAGCGGCGGGAGCGATAGTATTCACCTTGGCAGGATTGGCGCTTATTTATCCGGTTCTTCTGCTGTTACATACGCCGGATGAAATTATCGGGCTTTCCCACAGCTATTTACGGATTTTATATGCCGGGATACCCATTACCATGGCATACAATTTATTTTCGGCAATTCTTCGGGCGCTCGGGAACAGCCGTACATCCCTTCGGGCCATGACAGCGGCCTCTCTCTGCAATATCATACTCGATATGCTGTTTGTGTTCGGACTCGGCTGGGGGATGGAGGGGGCGGCATTGGGGACCGTACTGGCCCAGCTTCTGGCGGCAGCTCTTTGCTTTGTACAATTGCATAAGATAGAGATACTGAGATTTACAAAAGGAGAGTACAGGGCGGATATTCGGATGCTTTTGGAGCAGTGCAGGATGGGACTGCCTGTGGGATTACAAAATATGATAACGGCAGTCGGAGGAATGGTGGTACAGTCGGTGATCAATAGCTTTGGAGTGCTCTTTATCGCCGGATATACGGCGGCCAATAAGCTGTACGGGCTGTTGGAGATCGCCGCCGCTTCCTATGGCTATGCGATGTCTACCTATACCGGACAGAATCTTGGTGCAGGGTTCTTGGACAGAATAAGGAAGGGGCTGCGGACAGCAAGTGCGATAGGGATAGTGACGGCATTATTTATGTCAACCATTATGCTGGTATTCGGCAAGGTGATTCTGCGTCTTTTCCTTGCAGGGGATGTGGCGGATGTGAATGCGGCCATAGGAACGGGCTATCATTTTCTTATCGTGCTGGCATGCTTTTTTCCGCTCTTATATTTGCTGTATATAGCGCGTGCCTGCGTGCAGGGCACGGGCAATTCGGTACTGCCCATGCTTTCCAGCACGGTACAGCTCGTTATGCGATGCGGCTGCGCGCTGATTCTGCCGCTTTTTATCGGTGAAAGCGGAGTGTTCTACGGGGAGGTGCTGGCGTGGATAGGAGCGGACATCATGCTGGGCTGGTGGCTAAAGCATTGGCTGAGAACAAAGGAATTCACGGACATGTGAATAAAGCCTAATAAAATGGAAAATAATGAGTATTGAAGCGGCGCAACGAAGCGGCAGAACGAGAAGAAAGGTATGGTGACAGTGATGGGAGCAGATTTTAAGAACAGTGAGACAAAAGACAATCTGATGAGGGCATTTGCGGGAGAAAGTCAGGCGAGAAACCGCTATACATTTGCGGCATCCAAAGCCAAAAAGGAAAATCTTTATGTGGTCAGTGCCGTCTTTGAATATACGGCGAATCAAGAGAAGGAGCACGCCGAGATTTTCTACAACCATTTGAAGGAGCTGGCAGGAGAAAATATTCATGTGGACGGCAGTTATCCTGTGGATATCACGGATGATGTAGCGGAGCTTCTGCGCATGGCCCAGCATAACGAATATGAGGAACATGATTCTGTGTACAAGTCATTCGGAGACAAAGCGAAGGAGGAAGGTTTTGATAAGGTGGCCGCTTCGTTTCACATGATTGCCCAGATAGAGAAGCTCCACGGAGACCGTTTCGGAAGATTTGCACAGCTTTTGGAGGAGAAGAAGCTGTTCATATCCGATGTGAAGACTGCGTGGTTTTGCTTAAACTGCGGTTTTGTATACGAAGGAGAGGCGGCGCCGAAGAATTGTCCGGTATGCGATCACGATAGGGGATATTTCATTCGTTTTGAGCTGTCTCCTTATGAATCTTTATAAAGTTTGTGACTTTAGAAGGGTTGTAGGAGGATGAAAAATATAGTAGTATAATAAAGTAAAGTTTGCAGGTTAAGAAGAAAGGCATGGTTAGTGGCATGAAGGAACGAAAGAGGATTTTTCAAATAATCTTGGTAGGGGCGGTTTTATGCTGTCTGCTTTCCGGTTGCGGTCAAAAGGATAAAAATGCCAGTGTCAAGGAAGGCATGGCGGCAGTGGAGGCTCTGGATTATAATACGGCCCTTCAATGCTTTGAGAAAGCCATGGTGGATGGTGAGGATCTGCGTCTTTTATATAGAGGGCAAGGGCTGGCGTATATGGGACTTACCATGTATGAGGAGGCTGTGGATTCTTTTGAGAAGGCTCTTAGTCACAGCAACGGTCAGGTGGATGAAATCGATTATGATATCAACTATTATCTGGCTACTGCCTATTACAAGCTGGGTGAAACCGATAATAGTATAGAGGCCTATAATTCCATTATCGCGCTTTTGCCGAAGGATAAGGCGGCATATTACCTGCGCGGCTGCCTGAGAATTGGTACGGATTTCGATAAGGCGAGGGCCGATTTCGATAAGGCGATCTCGCTGGACAAAGAAGATTATACCCAATTAATTGACATCTACCTCGTGCTGGAGGAAAACGGTTATAAGGAAGCAGGGCAGGAATATTTGCAGGCGGCTTTGGAGAGCGGCTCGAAGTCCATGACTGATTACGAGCAGGGCAGGATGTATTTCTATTTAAAAGATTATGATAACGCCAGAAATTATTTGGAAAAGGCGCGGAAGACGGCGGGCTATGAAGCAGTGCTGCTTCTGGGGAAGACCTATGAGGAACTGGGAGATAACAATTATGCGGTAAGCGTATATAACAGCTTCATTGCGGACGACCAGACCAACGCCAAGGTTTATAACCAACTGGGGCTTTGCAAGATGGATATGGGTGCATATGAGGAAGCGCTGACTGCCTTTCAGGCGGGAATGAATATCGAGAATAACGATATGATGCAGACGTTGAAGTTCAACGAAATAGTTACCTATGAATACCTGGGAGATTATAAAAAAGCAGCGGTGCTTTTGGACAGCTATTTATCTACATATCCCGATGATGGAGCCGCTAAGAGAGAGTATACTTTTTTACAGACGAGATAATTATACTGCCCCGCACTATGGCTGCAGCATGTATTTTGTCGCTGTCATGGAGATTGCCGGACGGTCGGATAAAAACACAAAGACACAAGATGTTGTGTTAACATAAAAATGTTGACATAATATCTTGTGCTTTTTATTGACTTTTTACTGGCAAGATGTTACAATTTTATTAATCAGTGTTTACATAGAGTTATGTGAACCTATGAAAAATATGGGGGAGCGCCCGCATCAGGGGTGTGGCGTTCAATAATGTATGTAGGGAGGAACCAAGATGTTTCAAGTAGTTAAAAGGGATGGAGAAACCGCAGATTTTACATTGACAAAGATTAGTGATGCTATCATGAAGGCTTTCAACGCTACGGACATGCAGTACAACAACGATATTATCGATTTGCTGGCGCTTCGAGTTACGTCCGAGTTTCAGAATAGAGTGAAGGAAGATAAGGTGAACGTGGAAGACATCCAGGACAGCGTGGAAAGGGTCTTGGAGCAGACCGGATATGCGGAGGCTGCCAAGGCGTTCATTCTCTACCGCAAGCAGCGGGAGAAGATGCGCAATATGAAATCTACCATTCTCGATTATAAGGATGTAGTCAACAGCTATGTGAAGATAGAGGACTGGAGAGTAAAGGAGAATTCCACCGTAACTTATTCGGTAGGCGGCCTTATCCTTAGTAATTCCGGTGCGGTAACGGCTAATTACTGGCTATCCGAGATCTATGACGAGGAAATCGGAGAGGCTCATAGAAATGCGGATCTGCATATTCACGATTTGTCCATGCTGACCGGATATTGTGCAGGCTGGTCGCTCAAGCAGCTCATTCAGGAGGGACTGGGCGGCATCACCGGCAAGATTACCTCTGCTCCGGCGTCACATCTTTCCGTATTATGCAACCAGATGGTGAATTTCCTGGGTATTATGCAGAACGAGTGGGCAGGCGCGCAGGCATTTTCCTCTTTCGATACTTATTTGGCTCCCTTTGTAAAGACGGATAACCTGTCCTATTCGGAAGTGAAGAAATGTATCGAGGCATTTATTTATGGTGTTAATACGCCCAGCCGCTGGGGAACGCAGGCTCCCTTTTCCAATATCACTCTGGACTGGACGGTACCGGACGATTTGGCAGAGCTTCCGGCGATTGTAGGCGGCCAAGAGACGAATTTTAAATACAAAGACTGCAAAAAAGAGATGGATATGATCAATAAGGCATTTATCGAGACGATGATCGAGGGCGATGCCAACGGAAGAGGCTTCCAGTATCCGATACCCACCTATTCCATTACCCGGGATTTCGACTGGTCGGATACGGAGAATAACAGACTCTTGTTCGAAATGACTTCCAAATACGGAACACCGTATTTTTCTAATTATATCAATTCCGATATGGAGCCCAGCGATGTGCGCAGTATGTGCTGCCGTCTCCGTTTGGATTTAAGAGAGCTCCGCAAGAAGACCGGCGGCTTTTTCGGATCGGGCGAAAGTACGGGAAGCGTGGGAGTAGTGACGATCAACATGCCGAGAATCGCTTATCTGTCTGCCAATAAGGACGATTTCTACAAACGCCTGAACAAGATGATGGATATTGCGGCCAGATCTCTTAAGATAAAAAGAGGTGTGATTTCCAGACTGTTAGATGAAGGACTTTATCCTTATACCAAGCGTTATCTGGGCAGTTTCGAGAACCATTTTTCCACTATCGGCCTTATCGGTATGAACGAGG includes:
- a CDS encoding MATE family efflux transporter: MQTTRDMTAGSPGRLMFGFALPLLIGNVFQQLYTFADTIIVGQVLGVRALAAVGAVEWMIFLLFGFIQGLTQGFSVTIARHFGAADYKGVKRAVICAVYLSAAGAIVFTLAGLALIYPVLLLLHTPDEIIGLSHSYLRILYAGIPITMAYNLFSAILRALGNSRTSLRAMTAASLCNIILDMLFVFGLGWGMEGAALGTVLAQLLAAALCFVQLHKIEILRFTKGEYRADIRMLLEQCRMGLPVGLQNMITAVGGMVVQSVINSFGVLFIAGYTAANKLYGLLEIAAASYGYAMSTYTGQNLGAGFLDRIRKGLRTASAIGIVTALFMSTIMLVFGKVILRLFLAGDVADVNAAIGTGYHFLIVLACFFPLLYLLYIARACVQGTGNSVLPMLSSTVQLVMRCGCALILPLFIGESGVFYGEVLAWIGADIMLGWWLKHWLRTKEFTDM
- the rbr gene encoding rubrerythrin — translated: MGADFKNSETKDNLMRAFAGESQARNRYTFAASKAKKENLYVVSAVFEYTANQEKEHAEIFYNHLKELAGENIHVDGSYPVDITDDVAELLRMAQHNEYEEHDSVYKSFGDKAKEEGFDKVAASFHMIAQIEKLHGDRFGRFAQLLEEKKLFISDVKTAWFCLNCGFVYEGEAAPKNCPVCDHDRGYFIRFELSPYESL
- a CDS encoding tetratricopeptide repeat protein — translated: MKERKRIFQIILVGAVLCCLLSGCGQKDKNASVKEGMAAVEALDYNTALQCFEKAMVDGEDLRLLYRGQGLAYMGLTMYEEAVDSFEKALSHSNGQVDEIDYDINYYLATAYYKLGETDNSIEAYNSIIALLPKDKAAYYLRGCLRIGTDFDKARADFDKAISLDKEDYTQLIDIYLVLEENGYKEAGQEYLQAALESGSKSMTDYEQGRMYFYLKDYDNARNYLEKARKTAGYEAVLLLGKTYEELGDNNYAVSVYNSFIADDQTNAKVYNQLGLCKMDMGAYEEALTAFQAGMNIENNDMMQTLKFNEIVTYEYLGDYKKAAVLLDSYLSTYPDDGAAKREYTFLQTR
- a CDS encoding ribonucleoside triphosphate reductase → MFQVVKRDGETADFTLTKISDAIMKAFNATDMQYNNDIIDLLALRVTSEFQNRVKEDKVNVEDIQDSVERVLEQTGYAEAAKAFILYRKQREKMRNMKSTILDYKDVVNSYVKIEDWRVKENSTVTYSVGGLILSNSGAVTANYWLSEIYDEEIGEAHRNADLHIHDLSMLTGYCAGWSLKQLIQEGLGGITGKITSAPASHLSVLCNQMVNFLGIMQNEWAGAQAFSSFDTYLAPFVKTDNLSYSEVKKCIEAFIYGVNTPSRWGTQAPFSNITLDWTVPDDLAELPAIVGGQETNFKYKDCKKEMDMINKAFIETMIEGDANGRGFQYPIPTYSITRDFDWSDTENNRLLFEMTSKYGTPYFSNYINSDMEPSDVRSMCCRLRLDLRELRKKTGGFFGSGESTGSVGVVTINMPRIAYLSANKDDFYKRLNKMMDIAARSLKIKRGVISRLLDEGLYPYTKRYLGSFENHFSTIGLIGMNEVGLNANWLRADMSDKRTQEFTKEVLNHMRNRLSDYQEKYGDLYNLEATPAESTTYRLAKHDKKKWPAIKTAGKQGDTPYYTNSSHLPVDYTLDIFDALDIQDDLQTLYTSGTVFHAFLGEKLPDWKAAANLVKTVADNYRLPYYTLSPTYSICRDHGYLAGEQKACPHCGKITEVYSRITGYYRPVQNWNDGKLQEYANRTEYSVAKSSLKKPMTRMVTLSNYEKEISVKVEKPESVKYLFITKTCPNCKLAKEYLKEDKYVLIDAEENMELAGRYGIMQAPALVVTNGDEYKKYVNASNIKKYVDSQEAVIA